DNA sequence from the Leptospira limi genome:
GAATGTTTTGAATGAGTTCTGGTAAAGTCCTGTAATTATCTGGTCCCACAATCAAATCAAGGGGTAATTCTTGGTTGAATAAGTCTTCCCCTAAGTTTTGTGCCATACAGCCCAAAACACCGATGACCAAATTGGGATTCTTTTTTTTGAGGTAACCTAGAGATTGGAGTCGTCCATAAATCTTAGCATGTGCATTTTCTCGGACGGCACAAGTATTCAAAAATATGATATCACTGTCTTCCACTGAATTTGTGGTTTCGTAATTCTCCTTACGGAATAGTTCCTTTACTATGCCTGAATCGTATTCGTTCATTTGGCAGCCGTAAGTTTCCACATAGACCTTTCCCAGTTGGATGGAGGGAATACTGTCTAAGCTTTCTGTCAAGGTAGGGTTCATAATGATATGTTTTCCCAAGAAAATTCCTTGTAAAGCAAAGAAGAATGGTTAGGAAGGGGTATATGCCGAACACAAAACGGGAGACTTTTTATGAAATTTTAGGAATTTCTAGAGATTTTCCTACGAATGGCATCGAAGCGGTTTACCTACGGGAATTACTATTTTGGGAACAAATTGAAAAAGCAGGGAGTCCAGAAGCCAAGGAAAAAATTTTGGAATTAACGAGGGCTTATTTGACTTTAAGTGATCCTAACAAAAGAGAAATGTATGATTCAGAATTAGATTTTGAATTTGTATTACTCGATGGAAAAGCCAAAGACCCAGATATGGAAGAGGCTTACGATATTTACCGATTGGGTCATAAAAAAACCTACCAAGAAATTCTTGGAGAGTTTTCAAAATTCAAAGGAGAGATGGGAGATACTCTATGGGTATTAAAAAAAACAACCATCTACCTTGTTATCAACTTACTGTTATACTCCGGAATTGTTTTGTTCCAGTCTTTACTCCACCAAAATGAAGTGAAAACGTCTAAAGAAAATGACATTCTCTTTAATTTCCTTTCCTATCTATTTTTGGGATTCAGCGG
Encoded proteins:
- a CDS encoding J domain-containing protein, whose translation is MPNTKRETFYEILGISRDFPTNGIEAVYLRELLFWEQIEKAGSPEAKEKILELTRAYLTLSDPNKREMYDSELDFEFVLLDGKAKDPDMEEAYDIYRLGHKKTYQEILGEFSKFKGEMGDTLWVLKKTTIYLVINLLLYSGIVLFQSLLHQNEVKTSKENDILFNFLSYLFLGFSGIGYLLFRFFYIPKQLKKRKESRL